The genome window AAGCAGTCGTAAAACCTCTTGTCCAGCTTCACAAGAGTGAGAGCATCAACACTTATCTGCGTCACCTTGGAGggactgtgtctgtgtctgtgtatgtgagaGACTCTTATGTAACAGTcagagatattttatttatatttttcatgctttttagATACACATGTACCTTTTAGATGCATTCAGCAACAAGAACAAATTTGAGTTGCTTCAGGTTTGCCTCATGCGCCCTCGCCAACACAGTGAAGCTCAATCAAGTAGCATAATAAAAGCTGTTTATGTGGTAAAAGTGTGGTATCTAAATTATGAAAACAGGAGCGTTTAAAAACCAACATGGCAACAAGAGCTGATTGTTTCATATGAGACTGAGACAGTATAATTAGATAACTTATTACATGTATGCATTAGATGATGGAAGTGTGCTTGCACATTGGCTAAGAGACTTTCAAGCACTTACAGTCTAAAGATATCTAACTATCTAATGTAGTGAAACACTTAGCTCTGGAGCCAATAATCTACAGTGCAAGTCCATCAGATGTGTTTTCCTGGAATGCCTCTGCAGACTCTGTGCGCCTCTGCGACCTGGTCACAGTCAGGGCTTTTGCCGACCTCACAGGAGCGAAAACTGTACTATTGTCCGGCTCTATTGTCCTCTGATCACTCTCGCTGGTATGCAGACAGGCAGGGCAGGGCACTGCTTCTGATACATTTATAAACTCACATACAAACGCAGGAATTCCTGCGAggttctttgcattttgttgctTTCCACTGCACGGAATTCTCGATACGAGTCCGCTCCTCCGTATCCCTCAGATTCCTTTCCTAACCTTGGATTGCACAATGtgctctttattttatttatgtttttatgaatGCAGCTGGGTCAGTAAACTCAGTGGCTTTTTATGGGTCTTGTGAGATGCAGAACAGAAGGCTTCAAATTCCCCCATGACAGAGATACTTACATTCATGATCCAGATATGAGGCAAAAACACTCGTATTTGGGTCCTAATTAGTAAAACATTTTATTCTCAAAGGCGCCACCTTCATTCTGCTGCACTGCTGCAACTTTGGCATTTTTACAGAATTGTGGGACTATAATTGGGCAGAGTCTGGTAGCGCAATAAGAAGAGCAACAAAAAGAATAAGCAGTGCAGCGTTTCCCCTGCCAGATGCCCAGTTTTAGCCAGAATGGGTCCTTTTATTTGTGTCGTTTGTTACCATAAGGGTGCACTTATTGCATTTCCATTGAAAAAAGAAACCGTGACTTCATCTTCAACCTGAGGACTTCCCTCTAGAAACCATAGCTGCatcacattttctctctctctcacacacacaaagacacataaTCTCTCTCTCCCACCTCCCCGGAAAATGCAAACGAACAAGTAGAAGGGAGGAaattttacataaataaaaaaaaaaaagctattgtGAGATAGAGAGGATGCATCCCACTGTACTATAAATAACCTAGTCAAACTCTGTGTTGCTAAGGCTGGCTCAGCAGCCGCTTTTTCATCACTCCTTACCCCTTCTTTCGCTGCCTCCCACTCTTTGACTCCCCCTCGTCTCCTTTCGTTGCAtccttcctttctctctctctcttgttctcATCCTTATTCACAAAGGGAAATGAGTAAGAGGGAGGCAAAGCTGTCAATATTCTTGCGCTGAGATGCTGAATGCACGATTAGCTCCATTCACAACATTTCCTGTCCCCGTGCAGAGCTGCGGGCTAGTGTAACTATGCTTTAGCGCGTATTCAAAGCCCATCAGCTGCAGTCAGAGTCAGCtttttctgtgtgaggatgGCAAAGATGGAGGGCAGGGTAGTGTCAAGAGAGACCACCCTGCAGGAACTGGCCTAGATTCTCTTTAGTCTTATTTGTGAGCCAAGCATGACACCCACTAGGTCTGCAAGTCTGTGTGGAAGGTGAAAGGGTTTTTCCTGATTGTGGTTCATCTTTCTTCAGAAACTTGAGCAAAGACTATTAGaccgtttttgtttttctggataGATTGAAGCGGCACCATCTGCTGGTTAAAGATAAAACATTCCTGCTACTTGCGACAGTGGTGCAGTGCTGATAATAATTTTTTCTTTGCCTCACAGCAGAATGCAgcaaaggaagaagagaagggaGCGACAAAAGACCTATCAGTGGAAGAAGTGCGGGCCAGGATTGAAGCGTATAACGCTCAAGTCACAGAAAATGGAATGAAATTGGtgagagttttgttttttaaacaaatttgtAAATTTGCACTATTCAGTCTCAAAGTCACAATGAAACCTTATTATTTTAGCTTCCCTTTTTTTCATTAATGCACAcatattaaaaacaaccaaacaaacctGGATGTAGTGTAGaaagtaaaatattaaattagGAATAGTATTTCGGAATACTTAGTTTGATCAAATAAAGTAACACACTTTTATATATGTAGCTTTtaactgttaaaaacaaaaacaaaacaaagtacgGGAATgatttgaaaaacacaaaagagatGATAAAAATTGCTTCCCTGTTGGAAGCCTTGATTTAACTTAGCTTACAGGTGCAAACACCTGGGACCATTCAAAGTTCATTTTGGTCTGCTGGTCTGCAACATCACAAGAATAGCAATGCACCAGGAAGTGGCTGCTGCCGGCGAGAAACATTTTTCTCATGAACTATGCAAACAAGATTGAACATGTTAGAGTGCTTTCGGGGTGGTGGttggtggttttttttgtagtttgttttttgacagGCCTGTGAATTTTCATGCAGTAGGTCTTTCATAACTAACTGCTCTGTCATGTTTTTCCACttatattagaaaaaaaatcataactgTAACTaaagattcatttttttttttaaaaactgtatctTTTGTTAagttcagaaaaaaacacatctttcaCATTTTCCTAATTTCCATGTTTCACTGCATTAACCTGTCTATAAATTGAAAGATCTTAAACCACCACAAGTTTGGTGGACATTAGATCCTAAACAGCATCATTAGGGTGCATTTTGTTACTTTGCACACATTAATGCACGACCTTTCCCTCTCTTGCTGTAGGCTTCAGACGGCTCATACACAGGCTTCATTAAAGTCCACCTGAGGCTCAATCGACCAGTCACCGTCCATGGCGTGGACCCGTCAGCCTCAGAGGGTGCGTCCAAGCAGGTCAGCGACCGCCTCCAAGCTCCGCCGAAGGAGCAGGAAGCTACAGACTCTGAGCATTCAGAGAAGAGAACGTCCTTCTATCTACCAAGCGACAGTGTGAAGCAGCTCCACATCAGCTCTCAAACCACCACAGGAGAGGTCATCAAGGGCTTGCTGAAGAAGTTCATGGTGTTGGACGATCCACGCAAGTTTGCGTTGTACAGGCAGACGCACCGCGATGGACAGGGTGAGGACAACACATGTGCAGCCGCTAGCTCGCGTGGTTTCCAGAAAAGTAACTGGTGATATCAAtgctatgtttttctttttgcagaccTCTTCCAGAAGCTTCCTCTCTCTGACCACCCTCTTCTTCTAAGGTTGATTGCGGGACCAGATCCAGAGCAGCTCAGCTTTGTGCTTAAGGAAAATCAGACCGGAGAAGTAGAGGTGAGAAGGCAAAAAAACATGCATAAGTTTATTACTAAGCTGCAAATGTTAAGAGGGTAAGTGCCTCCAGAAGTGTTATAAATCTGCTCCTTCTCTTTTCCCTCCTAATCCCACAGTGGCATGCATTCTCTGTCCCCGAGCTTCAAAACTTCCTGGTCATCCTTCAGAAAGAGGAGGCGGAGCGCATTAGAGCAGTGGAGCAAAAATACACTGTTTACCGAAAGAAACTACAGCAGGCCCTTCAACAACATACCCCCTGACCCCCGTCACACATAACGTCATGGCTTTAACCCAGGGAGAGACTGACCCTTTGAACTCCGACACCTTCGAGATCTATTCGCAGAGCAGAGCCCGAACTAGCTTTTCTTGGAGCTCCAGATATACACGCGGACGTGCACACATGTTCACACGTGGTTGCATAGCCTTTCTCAGGACGCATATGAGCCCCTCTCACCGCCACCACAACCCCTCATACGTCGCCTCCTTGTGAAGGGGATCGGGAGTCGAAAGCGTTGTAAAAAGCTACAGAGTGTGTGTTGTCTTCTAGCTGATGGGACAAATAGTGCCAAGGacgcttgcacacacacacacacatacacacagaaagaTCTGTACTGTAACTCAACTCGAGTTGAGACTGATAGATTTTCATAATAAGTGGTGTTTGTAAAGATTCCCTCTTCTTCTgctaccgctgctgctgctgctgctactgcaaGTGTTACTTATGCATGAGTCTGAGCTCATCTTCCCTGCACATAGACTTAGGATTAGAACAGTAGGCatgattactttttttctgcatcaTGCAGGGATGGAAGGACAATCATACTGTGTTGTTCCTGGAAATGATATATCAGTTATCAGCAGATGTGCTATTTTATCTCTCTGGAGTTCTAAGGGAGGTATTTAGGGTGGGAGTTGAAGTACTGGCAACCCGTGCTTCTCCttagaaaatgttttcttaagGAGTTTCGAAATCTCAGAACAGGTATAAGAAAGCGAGATCCATTCTGGGCTTTTTCTCAGGGAGCATGAATTGGGAACAGAGAAAAGCTAAAGGAGGAAAAAGATAGCCCTGTTCCACGTAGAACAAGCTCGTTTTAGCCCCTGCTTATCTGTTCTTATTTGCTAAATTCAGTCAGTGCTTCTTCAGCCACACCCAGTTGGCACCCTTCTCCATGCTCCTGCAAAACATACACATAATCCAGACATGTTCCAAGATGATAACTGTCATATAATTTCCATTTCCCCTCTCACTTTAATCGCAATCAAACTTGCATGAATTCCACTTGCAAACTGCATGAACCCCACCTGCGGAGAAAAGCCTGCCGAGGGAGGTGAACCACAAACCTTTATCGACACACTTTATGTACACTGATGGAGTTGTATATTAAATGTTACAGGACTTTGATGCCAAAGCTTAGAGAGGGGGCACATCTGCCGAGAGTGATTAAAGCGATTACAGACAAAAGTTTGTTGAATTAAAGGTGGTGTATGTGAGGAAAACTGATTCTGTTTTGCACATTTACAGTAGACGCAGGTTAATGATGGTCCAAACATCTGAGGCTGGGCATGCGTTTAGGTTTTCTTGAATCTACCTGCCTtccaacctaaaaaaaaaaaaagaggaaataataatatataaatttCATGAACATGGCTATGATGTACCAATGATGTGTTTGCAATGCATATGAATTATGTAGACACTGGAAAAAGAGTGACAAGGTTTAACTTAACTGttgaaatgaacatttttagGTATCATTCCTActggttggtttgtgtgtgtgtgcgtctgtgtgcgcgtgtgtctgCACTCTCATTTAGGGCAGTGAGGATCATGTGAATAGTGTTTTAAAATGAGTGTGTCTGTCAACAGCGCTCCATCATTGGGCCTCACTTACAAAGATGTGCATTTAGTGCACGTATAATGTAACGGATCCTAACTGCACATTAGCTGGCTGCTAAAACATCTGGAGTGCATGCATCACAGAAAACATTCAACCTTGAGAAGTTCTTATGCTTCTTCATTTAGTGCATAAAAGTACTGATACACGAGGCCTGTTGTCCATGAGCACATGCGTCCCTCTgtactgtttgtgtgtttgtttgtttttttttcttacttttaacGCCACCACCCAAAGCCTGAGCTGTTCCTGCTGGcagtgccttttttttcttgtgccCCTGTGTATCTATGTACTGTGTTTTCAGCACACAGGTGCCCGAGTTAAATGTATGGGTGCTTTCGCATGTGTGCAAACCTGTGTCCCTCGGGTGGTGctgtttctctcatttttctttctgtcctgtAACACTCATGTCTTTCCACCAAAccctccgtgtgtgtgtgtgtgtgtgtgtgtgtgtgtgtgtgtgtgtgtgtgtgtgtgtgtgtgtgtgtgtgtgtgtgtgtgtgtgtgtgtgtgtgtgtgtgtgtgtgtgtgtgtgtgtgtgtgtgtgtgtgtgtgtgtgtgtgtgttatttatttcaCGGTTCACACCATCCACATTGTTATTATGTGAGGGATGTGTAGACCTGATGCTTTTATTgcgattttattttgttttatttgaagaagtgtgtgtgtgtgtatcagtagaattgtacaaaatctgaaaatgaaattaaaaaaaaggaaattcctTTATTGAAACtttctccttttgtttgtttgtttttctttacagcaGTATAAAATATTTCAGTGAACAATCTTATACTGTTAAATCAATACTTATTAAATGCTTTACTGCGATACAAGAGAGGTCTGTGTACAAAAGACATAGagcttaacaaatttattataCCACCGCTCAATGTAAAGTCACAGCTGCTCTAAATCAACAGTACTCACCAGTATGTGCAAGCTCCTTAATCAAAATTATACTTTGGCAACACTTTATAATATGTCCCATAACTAAGGTCATAATTCCCCtggaattaaattgaattatgAATTTGTATATTTACCTAATGGTAGGTATGCTAGAATAAGGGGGTAACAAgtaagggttttttgtttgtttgtttgtttgtttgtttttaccctCAAAACACATAACTATACTGTAAGTAAGTTTAAGTAGTGCAAAAGTAATTTTAGGTTCTGCCTAAATTCTGGGTGTTTTAcaaaaaaggagacagaaatTATACTGATGCTCAAGCAATTGTAAGCACTGCATGAATAATTTTATACAGTACTTGGTAattttgtggaaaaacaaacaacatttcCCAGGCTTACATTGTAAACACACTGTACTTTTTGGATTGGGCATTTTAGGGAGTGGTTTAACTTTGCCTGACTTCCAGGTATTTTACAGGGAAAGAGACACTCCTTTCCTGTGAAATCCTTTTGATGGCTTGAACAGTGATGtgaaagggaaaacagtacattAGCCTTAGCTCCATCAATGTAAGGTCACATAGCCCTGCAAAATGTTatggtatttattttttcttgtagGTTAATAAGGGAGAAATAAAACATCCATCATGCACATCAACATAGTGAACATTAAGTAAAGACTTAAAAAGCCAAGTATGCCCTTAGTTGCAGGCCTTATTATAAAGTGTTATCGAtgtttttaatgctaaaatatgattattgtttttatccatTGGCTTttcacatttactgttttacataaaagcagaaaaaaactaTAAAGCACATTCATGCTCATCAGTTACAAATAGCACATGCATGAGTAATTCCAGACACATAAATATAACCTTATAAAGTGTTAAATCAAATCAGACACAGTGTCTTTTATCAAATTTGAGGGCGcaattatacatttaaaatcagGGTTTCCAAGTTCAGTGTCAATACGAAGCCCAGCTGATGTTGGAAAGTCTTGTGACCTGCACTCTAAGCACTGTATTCAAATTTAAGCAAAGAGCAGAGGTTACCCGGCCACGGTTGGATGAAAACCTTGTAAATGAACACCATCCAGTGCTGCTCTCTAAGGAGGAACATCCTACATTCTCATTCAAgatgtaataataaataaaaaaaatcacaaagcacTCTGATATTCTGATATGAATAAAGAGGCTCTGTGGATGGTGGATGACAAAGTAAAATATATACGAAGCACAGACATGTGTAGATTGTACAATGATCTTACACCCTGTGAATGAGAGTTGTGGCACATGCTGAAGCAGGCAGACGTTACGCCACCGCACTATGATTCACTCATTATGCAACTGTTTAAGTAAAAATGAACAATAATCAAAGATGATGTTTGAGGATACAGATGCATTATTAAATGTTAATGAAAATATAACGGCCCACACGATCTGTGCTTTATTTACACTGAGTAAATGAACAAACGGTTGCAAAAATCATTTTAACACCGTCATAGTGGACTTTACTTTGGGTGAAAAGATGCTCAAGAACATACAGTGATCCTGAGCACGGATGAAATGTTTGcgtaaaacataaaacacataaaagtgTGTAAAAATACATCTTTTGGTGCCCCCTACTGGCAGATTTATGTACATGCAGCGTGAAACTTGTTTCCTGTGTACAAACCAACGACAAAATAACAACAGAGAGGTAGTAGCTGATAAGGCTGACCCAGTTACTGTCTGATCTCGGCAGTATAGTTTTTCTCAAGAAGAGCAAAAGAAAGATGAGGTTACTACAGACCCGGAGAAACTCCTTGTTTGTTGTTGGGCATAAGAGAGCTGGGTTTGTATGCAGCGCATCAGAGGCAGCATTAAGGAAATCAACCTTTGTGGTAACATTCAGTCCCTTTGCTTCCCTTTTCCCATAAACTGTGTGATGCACAGTGGTTCATTTTAAGGAACTGCTGAACCACTTAAGATTTGCTCTGTGAACTCTGTGGGACACTCCTCCCATCAGATGGTGCTATAAGTTTTAAAGATCTTAAAGGGTGAAAAGAatgaaatggaaataaaattTGACATCATTTTTTATGATCAGTATTTGAATAATGAGTTTctggtttttacattttaatagtGTACTGCCGTTACACATATAAGCATAAAAATAACCTTACTATTAccaatattaaaaaatgtaattgttcttCTTGTCTTGCTGTTTCTAACAAGACAATTATGCCTTCTCCGCCAGAACCAGCTTGCATTGCTGCAAAATCACCAGCAGGTGGCGGGTTCTTATAACAACAGCAATCACTAGTAATCACTGTGTAGTAACAGGTAGTGTGAGTTCATGCACAGctccattattttgtttttatatgttcTGGTAAGAAAGTATTCACATTTTGACACGTATCCTCCCAGATGAGATTGTTTTCAAGAGCATTTAAAATGTGGTGTCAGGTGAATAAACCCACAAGTGTCAGTGTCTGTCACACAGCCTCAGACTAAATACAGCCAGACCCCCCCAGACCCCCACCTCGAGGACCTATAGGTAGCTTTGCACCTGGTCCCATTGGGCCGCAGTTTTAAATTCACTTCACTGCGATTAAAAGTGGCACATGGTCCACAAGCTTACACCTTGAAACCTCTTGAGAGGCAAGTGCAATAAGCAGATCAGTTTATAGGCATTGTCACCCTACTCACTCTATACACCACCATCTAAGAATAAGCAACAGGTTTTAAGGGTCGGTTGCTGCCCCGGGGGGGTCTAAATGAAAGTGTGTCAGTGTATGTATTTGTGGCAGCAAATATAGAGAGACCTCCTCTTCTCACCTCTGAGAAAGAGCTAAGATTAGAATCACCCTCTGCCCAGCATGTATCACTATCTGAATATAGCCTGCTCCCCTTCTCATGCCTGCTGGGTCTCACTCCGTCTGTCCTCTGCCCTGCCTCTAACTATATCCAGCCTTGTATAGATCTCCAAACACACTCCGGTTTCAATCCACAGCTTTCCCTCATAGGGtatggagagggagaggagaagCCATGCTTAATTCTTGGGCTGCAGATCACAGGTAATCATATTCTTAAAACATTAACAAACAAGCACGAAAAGGGTATTGGCACAGTATATTATGCCATATATGTGCATCTGACTTTATTAGCCCATCAGTGGACCTATTGTGCTGTAGAAATGtctgaaaacagtaaaaaacaaaacaaaaacaacaacaacaagtaaacaaaaaaaaacacatttagcaTGTATCCACAGTTCAAATACAGGAATTAGCAAATTATTGACCCTTTTGCACCACTTTCTAATAAAAACCACTTTTATAATTGctttataatatataataattacTTTGAGATAATAGCATTGCTAATGAGTGTTGCTTATAAGCCTTTTACAGGACTCTTGCCGCAGGAATAGCCCGGGTGTTTCTGAAACTTATGGCTCTCTTCTACACAAGTGCACCACTTGCTAATTCTTTACATcagtcttttgtttgtttgtttgtttttccccccttgCTTTTTCGCGCAGTGATGTGAGAAAAAACAACCTTTGATGTTCTTATGCATGCAGAAGCTCGACCACTTTCCTGTTGGCTCCTCTGCAGACCTCCATGTGGACGCTGCAGGGCGCCCTTCTGCCTGCCGTCTGGATGCCCGGTAAGCGCCGCCCTGCTCCCTCCCTCCGTCCGCCTGCTGACTCTGAGCTCAGTGAAGACGCCCTTAGCAACAACACACAGCTGCACCGTCGAATAAGATACTCGCAGCGCACAGGAGAAGGATTTAACAGTGCAGCGTTACTGCACTGACCTCAGGTGAAGATTTTACGCGACGGGGATTCTGCTCCGGTTATTAGTGCAGTATAAACATGAGGCGTGAATACAGTTAGCCTGTTCTGGGCTAGCCATCCCCGAGGACGAGCGAAGCACCCCCCAAGCTGTCCCGAAGGAGGACAAATCCTGGGGGCTCTTGTTTGCTAACTACCAAGCCAGCTTACCAGGAATAGGCACGGGAATGGTGCTCTGGATCGACTCATTGTACTGTCAGAGAAAGGCGAGGGGCACATGGGTCAGACCATCGAGTTGTGATATTTGGACTCAAACTAACGGAGGAAGCGGCTCTCCGGCGGACGAGTGTTTCGTGGCTCTGCGAGCTAGCTGGCTAGTTAGCTGAGGGAAACGACCCCCACCgcctgttcatttttttaattgtagcTTGGCCCATGTTAGCCAAGACGAGTGTGAGAGcaacacatgaaaacacagtAAAACTAAGAAGAAACTACTGCTTACACTGGGAAGAAAGCTTGCTGATACAGAAAGGAAAACAACTTGAGTTCAGTCGAAAAGACAACTAACGGGTACTCGGACTGCTATCAAAACACTGCAACAGCAGACTTTTTAATACTAGTAGCTCAGTTTGCTAGTTTGAACTTttattctcctttttttaaaatctgatttTTCCCCTCACTTTGGATGCTGGCATCTAATATTAATTGCAATCATGATGATAATAAGCCGGAAACCAGAGGGCCCAATAGCAACAGGTaaccaaaacaaagtaaaacGTTGTTTGTCTGTACGTTCGCTTCCTCGTGGTCGTGTGAATAGGATTTATTTGGGGGTAATTTAGAGGTGAGTATgattgggatttaaaaaaatgccctCCAAGTAGCTGCAGAACTGGTTAATTTCACAAGTGTCTTCGCGGTCACGTCGCGTCTGTGGGGATAGAGCACGTATATAAGCTACTGTAACAGTGCCGTGGGCTTCTCACAAGACCCGACATGTTAACaagttttcttttcctt of Maylandia zebra isolate NMK-2024a linkage group LG5, Mzebra_GT3a, whole genome shotgun sequence contains these proteins:
- the rassf5 gene encoding ras association domain-containing protein 5 isoform X5 is translated as MTVNTVLTPSMTSSNSMSSGYCSLDDESEDFTFFTAKTSFFRKPRQTTKNAAKEEEKGATKDLSVEEVRARIEAYNAQVTENGMKLASDGSYTGFIKVHLRLNRPVTVHGVDPSASEGASKQVSDRLQAPPKEQEATDSEHSEKRTSFYLPSDSVKQLHISSQTTTGEVIKGLLKKFMVLDDPRKFALYRQTHRDGQDLFQKLPLSDHPLLLRLIAGPDPEQLSFVLKENQTGEVEWHAFSVPELQNFLVILQKEEAERIRAVEQKYTVYRKKLQQALQQHTP
- the rassf5 gene encoding ras association domain-containing protein 5 isoform X3 encodes the protein MAQIAPPVPGQEEAKGEAAAGVGAGGAERVRVGRTFLGQVSLCLEEVTGESEGEAGSACFGHVSRRLGRLLKRLPKSRSWSDSLRILRRSSSNGSLLNNSDCSYTCHLECKSKVQIDCNKRDREPEEAPSPRRHSSSTASQFRQNAAKEEEKGATKDLSVEEVRARIEAYNAQVTENGMKLASDGSYTGFIKVHLRLNRPVTVHGVDPSASEGASKQVSDRLQAPPKEQEATDSEHSEKRTSFYLPSDSVKQLHISSQTTTGEVIKGLLKKFMVLDDPRKFALYRQTHRDGQDLFQKLPLSDHPLLLRLIAGPDPEQLSFVLKENQTGEVEWHAFSVPELQNFLVILQKEEAERIRAVEQKYTVYRKKLQQALQQHTP
- the rassf5 gene encoding ras association domain-containing protein 5 isoform X4, whose product is MTVNTVLTPSMTSSNSMSSGYCSLDDESEDFTFFTAKTSFFRKPRQTTKQNAAKEEEKGATKDLSVEEVRARIEAYNAQVTENGMKLASDGSYTGFIKVHLRLNRPVTVHGVDPSASEGASKQVSDRLQAPPKEQEATDSEHSEKRTSFYLPSDSVKQLHISSQTTTGEVIKGLLKKFMVLDDPRKFALYRQTHRDGQDLFQKLPLSDHPLLLRLIAGPDPEQLSFVLKENQTGEVEWHAFSVPELQNFLVILQKEEAERIRAVEQKYTVYRKKLQQALQQHTP